A genomic region of Mycobacterium senriense contains the following coding sequences:
- a CDS encoding WS/DGAT/MGAT family O-acyltransferase — MQRLSGLDASFLYLETSSQPLHVCSIIELDTSTVPGGYSFDRLRDALALRIKAIPAFREKLANSPLNLDHPVWVDDEKFNIDRHLHRIAVPAPGGRAELSEICGHIAERPLDRGRPLWEMWVIEGVAGTDCHRSDGLGGRLAVMTKVHHAGVDGVTGANLMSQLCSTEADAPAPEPAEGVGGAHGWQIAAGGLVRFAARPLHLANVVPDTVSSVLATVRRAREGLAMARPFAAPRTAFNAKITDRRNVAYAELDLDDIKGVKNHFGVKVNDVVMALVSGVLRQYLTDRNELPDSSLVASVPVSVHGRSDRPGRNQVSAMFSSLHTQITDPVERLKAIARTNSVAKEHSSAIGASLLQDWSQFAAPAVFGIAMRIYARTRFTDSMPVHNLVVSNVPGPQVPLYMLGCEVKSMYPLGPIFHGSGLNITAMSLQGKLDIGLVACPDLLPDLWEMADEFAVAMEELLALAR; from the coding sequence ATGCAGCGGCTGAGTGGACTGGACGCCAGCTTCCTGTACCTGGAGACCTCGTCACAGCCCCTGCATGTGTGCTCGATCATCGAGCTGGACACGTCGACGGTGCCAGGCGGCTACAGCTTCGACCGGCTGCGCGACGCCCTTGCGCTACGGATCAAGGCGATCCCGGCGTTCCGCGAAAAGCTCGCGAACAGTCCGCTGAATCTCGATCACCCGGTGTGGGTGGACGACGAGAAGTTCAACATCGATCGCCACCTGCACCGCATCGCGGTGCCCGCGCCGGGAGGGCGGGCCGAGCTCTCCGAGATCTGCGGCCACATCGCCGAGCGGCCGTTGGACCGCGGCCGGCCGCTCTGGGAGATGTGGGTCATCGAAGGCGTGGCCGGCACGGACTGCCACCGCTCGGACGGTCTCGGCGGGCGGCTGGCGGTGATGACCAAGGTGCACCACGCCGGCGTCGACGGCGTGACGGGCGCCAACCTGATGTCGCAGTTGTGCTCGACCGAAGCCGACGCTCCCGCCCCTGAGCCGGCCGAGGGCGTCGGCGGGGCCCACGGCTGGCAGATCGCGGCCGGCGGCCTGGTCCGCTTCGCGGCCCGGCCGCTGCACCTGGCCAACGTGGTGCCCGACACGGTCTCGTCGGTGCTCGCCACGGTGCGACGCGCGCGCGAAGGCCTCGCCATGGCACGTCCTTTCGCGGCGCCCCGAACCGCGTTCAACGCCAAGATCACTGACCGCCGCAACGTCGCTTATGCCGAATTGGATCTCGACGACATCAAAGGGGTGAAGAACCATTTCGGCGTCAAAGTCAACGACGTCGTGATGGCATTGGTCTCGGGTGTGCTTCGCCAATACCTGACGGACCGAAATGAATTGCCGGATTCGTCGCTGGTGGCGTCCGTCCCCGTTTCGGTGCACGGCAGATCCGACCGGCCGGGCCGCAATCAGGTGTCGGCGATGTTTTCGAGTTTGCACACCCAGATCACCGATCCGGTGGAACGGCTGAAAGCCATCGCCCGGACGAATTCGGTTGCCAAAGAACACAGTTCAGCCATCGGTGCATCACTGCTGCAGGATTGGTCGCAATTCGCCGCCCCGGCGGTTTTCGGCATCGCGATGCGGATCTACGCCAGAACCCGATTCACCGACAGCATGCCCGTGCACAATTTGGTGGTCTCCAACGTGCCCGGGCCGCAGGTTCCGCTGTACATGCTGGGCTGCGAGGTCAAATCGATGTATCCGCTCGGCCCGATATTTCACGGCTCGGGACTCAACATCACCGCGATGTCGCTGCAGGGCAAACTCGACATCGGGCTGGTCGCCTGCCCCGATCTGTTGCCGGACTTGTGGGAGATGGCCGACGAGTTCGCGGTGGCGATGGAGGAGCTGCTCGCGCTCGCGCGGTAG
- a CDS encoding alpha/beta hydrolase: protein MGMGLSRRARIARTLLIWTSMAAVALLAAGCVRVVVGRAVMSGPKLGQAVEWTPCRAANPKVKLPAGALCGKLAVPVDYDHLDGDVATLAMIRFPATGDKIGSLVINPGGPGESGIEAALGVVQSLPKKVRERFDLVGFDPRGVGASRPAVWCNSDADNDRLRTEPNVDYSPAGVAHMEDETKQFVGRCIDKMGKDFLANVGTVNVARDLDAIRAALGDEKLTYLGYSYGTRIGSAYAEAFPHNVRAMILDGAVDPNADQIEADLRQAKGFQDAFNDYAAECAKQPTCPLGTDPAKAVDVYHSLVDPMVDPNNPMVGRPVPTNDPRGLGYSDAIIGTIMALYSPNLWHHLTDGLSELVDHHGDTLLALADMYMRRDSHGHYSNATDARVAVNCVDQPPITDRAKVVDEDRRSREVAPFMSYGQFTGNAPLGTCAFWPVPPTSKPHTISAPGLAPTVVVSTTHDPATPYKAGVDLANELRSSLLTYDGTQHTVVFQGDGCIDNYITAYLVSGSIPPDGAKC, encoded by the coding sequence ATTGGCATGGGCCTGTCTCGTCGCGCCAGGATCGCGCGCACGCTGCTGATCTGGACGTCGATGGCTGCCGTCGCGCTGCTTGCAGCCGGGTGTGTCCGCGTTGTGGTCGGACGCGCCGTCATGTCCGGACCGAAGCTGGGCCAGGCGGTGGAGTGGACGCCGTGCCGGGCCGCGAACCCGAAGGTCAAACTCCCGGCCGGCGCGCTGTGCGGCAAACTGGCCGTGCCGGTCGACTACGACCACCTCGACGGCGACGTGGCGACGCTGGCCATGATTCGTTTCCCCGCGACCGGAGACAAGATCGGCTCGCTGGTGATCAACCCCGGCGGGCCGGGGGAGTCCGGCATCGAGGCCGCGCTCGGTGTCGTCCAGTCGCTGCCCAAGAAGGTGCGCGAACGATTCGACCTCGTCGGCTTCGACCCCCGCGGGGTCGGGGCGTCGCGCCCGGCGGTGTGGTGTAACTCCGACGCCGACAACGACCGGCTGCGCACGGAGCCCAACGTCGACTACAGTCCGGCGGGCGTGGCGCACATGGAAGACGAGACCAAGCAGTTCGTCGGCCGCTGCATCGACAAGATGGGCAAGGACTTCCTGGCCAACGTCGGGACCGTCAACGTCGCACGGGATCTCGACGCCATCCGCGCGGCGCTCGGTGACGAGAAGCTGACCTACCTCGGCTACTCCTACGGCACCCGGATCGGCTCGGCGTACGCCGAGGCCTTCCCGCACAACGTGCGGGCGATGATCCTCGACGGCGCCGTCGACCCCAACGCCGATCAGATCGAAGCCGACCTTCGGCAGGCCAAGGGATTCCAGGACGCGTTCAACGATTACGCCGCCGAATGCGCCAAGCAGCCGACCTGCCCACTGGGCACCGACCCGGCCAAGGCGGTGGACGTCTACCACAGCCTGGTCGACCCGATGGTCGACCCGAACAACCCCATGGTCGGCCGTCCGGTCCCGACGAACGACCCACGCGGACTGGGCTACTCCGACGCGATCATCGGCACCATCATGGCGCTCTACTCGCCGAACCTGTGGCATCACCTGACCGACGGCCTGTCCGAACTCGTCGACCACCACGGCGACACCCTGCTCGCGCTGGCCGACATGTACATGCGCCGCGACTCGCACGGCCACTACAGCAACGCCACAGACGCGCGGGTGGCGGTCAACTGCGTGGACCAGCCGCCGATCACCGACCGCGCCAAGGTGGTTGACGAAGACCGCCGCTCCCGCGAGGTCGCGCCGTTCATGAGCTACGGGCAGTTCACCGGCAACGCCCCGCTGGGCACCTGCGCGTTCTGGCCGGTGCCGCCAACGAGCAAGCCGCACACCATTTCCGCGCCCGGCCTGGCGCCCACGGTGGTGGTGTCGACGACCCACGATCCCGCCACCCCGTACAAGGCCGGCGTCGATCTGGCCAACGAGCTGCGCAGCTCGCTGCTCACCTACGACGGCACCCAGCACACGGTGGTCTTCCAGGGCGACGGCTGCATCGACAACTACATCACCGCGTATCTGGTCAGCGGGTCCATCCCGCCCGACGGCGCCAAGTGCTGA
- the glnA gene encoding type I glutamate--ammonia ligase has protein sequence MDRQKEFVLRTLEERDIRFVRLWFTDVLGFLKSVAIAPAELEGAFEEGIGFDGSSIEGFSRVSESDTVANPDPSTFQVLPWSSANGHHHSARMFCDITMPDGSPSWADPRHVLRRQLQKANDLGFSCYVHPEIEFFLLKPGPDDGTPPVPVDNAGYFDQAVHDSASNFRRHAIESLEFMGISVEFSHHEGAPGQQEIDLRFADALSMADNVMTFRYVIKEVAIENGARATFMPKPFGQHPGSAMHTHMSLFEGDVNAFHSPDDPLQLSDVGKSFIAGILEHASEISAVTNQWVNSYKRLVGGGEAPTAASWGAANRSALVRVPMYTPHKTSSRRVEVRSPDSACNPYLTFAVLLAAGLRGVEKGYVLGPQAEDNVWDLTAEERIAMGYRELPTSLDSALRAMESSELVAETLGEHVFDFFLRNKRTEWANYRSHVTPYELRTYLSL, from the coding sequence ATGGATCGACAGAAGGAATTCGTCCTCCGCACCCTCGAGGAACGAGACATCCGCTTCGTTCGGCTGTGGTTCACCGATGTGCTCGGTTTCCTCAAGTCGGTCGCCATCGCCCCGGCCGAGCTCGAGGGTGCTTTCGAGGAGGGCATCGGGTTCGACGGCTCCTCGATCGAGGGCTTCTCGCGGGTCTCGGAATCCGACACTGTGGCCAATCCCGACCCGTCCACCTTCCAGGTGCTGCCGTGGTCCTCGGCCAACGGCCACCATCACTCGGCGCGGATGTTCTGCGACATCACCATGCCGGACGGGTCGCCGTCGTGGGCGGACCCGCGGCACGTGCTGCGCCGCCAGCTGCAGAAGGCCAACGACCTGGGCTTCTCCTGCTACGTGCACCCCGAGATCGAATTCTTCCTGCTCAAGCCGGGCCCCGACGACGGCACGCCGCCGGTTCCCGTCGACAACGCCGGCTACTTCGATCAGGCCGTCCACGACTCGGCCTCCAACTTCCGCCGGCACGCGATCGAATCCCTGGAATTCATGGGCATCTCGGTGGAGTTCAGCCACCACGAGGGCGCGCCCGGCCAGCAGGAGATCGACCTGCGCTTCGCCGACGCCCTGTCGATGGCCGACAACGTGATGACGTTCCGCTACGTCATCAAGGAGGTCGCGATCGAGAACGGCGCCCGCGCGACCTTCATGCCCAAGCCGTTCGGCCAGCACCCCGGCTCCGCGATGCACACCCACATGAGCCTGTTCGAGGGTGACGTCAACGCGTTCCACAGCCCCGACGACCCGCTGCAGCTCTCCGATGTGGGCAAGTCCTTCATCGCCGGGATCCTCGAGCACGCCTCGGAGATCAGCGCCGTCACCAACCAATGGGTCAACTCCTACAAGCGACTGGTCGGCGGCGGCGAGGCGCCGACCGCCGCGTCATGGGGTGCGGCCAACCGGTCCGCGCTGGTGCGGGTGCCGATGTACACGCCGCACAAGACGTCGTCGCGGCGCGTCGAGGTCCGCAGCCCCGACTCGGCGTGCAACCCGTACCTGACCTTCGCCGTGCTGCTGGCCGCCGGGCTGCGCGGGGTGGAGAAGGGCTACGTGCTGGGGCCGCAGGCCGAGGACAACGTATGGGACCTGACCGCCGAGGAGCGCATCGCGATGGGCTACCGCGAGCTGCCGACGAGCCTGGACAGCGCGCTGCGCGCCATGGAGTCCTCCGAGCTGGTCGCGGAAACCTTGGGGGAGCACGTCTTTGACTTCTTCCTGCGCAACAAGCGCACGGAGTGGGCCAACTACCGCAGCCACGTCACCCCGTACGAGCTGCGCACCTACCTGTCGCTCTGA
- the panB gene encoding 3-methyl-2-oxobutanoate hydroxymethyltransferase, which yields MSEHNVYGANSPAQPEKPRTKIRTHHLQKMKAEGHKWAMLTAYDYSTARIFDEAGIPVLLVGDSAANVVYGYDTTVPVSIDELIPLVRGVVRGAPHALVVADLPFGSYEAGPAAALAAATRFMKEGGAHAVKLEGGERVAEQIACLTAAGIPVMAHIGFTPQSVNGLGGFRVQGRGDAAEQTVHDAIAVAEAGAFSVVMEMVPAELATQITGKLTIPTVGIGAGPNCDGQVLVWQDMAGMSSGKAARFVKRFADIGGELRRAATQYAREVAGGVFPADEHCF from the coding sequence ATGTCTGAGCACAACGTTTACGGTGCCAACTCGCCTGCGCAGCCCGAAAAGCCGCGGACCAAGATTCGCACCCATCACCTGCAGAAGATGAAGGCCGAAGGCCACAAGTGGGCCATGCTCACGGCCTACGACTACTCGACCGCCCGCATTTTCGACGAGGCCGGCATCCCGGTGCTGCTGGTCGGCGACTCGGCGGCCAACGTGGTGTACGGCTACGACACCACCGTGCCCGTCTCGATCGACGAGTTGATTCCGCTGGTGCGCGGCGTGGTGCGGGGTGCCCCGCACGCGTTGGTCGTCGCCGACCTGCCGTTCGGCAGCTACGAGGCCGGGCCGGCCGCCGCGCTGGCCGCCGCCACCCGGTTCATGAAGGAGGGCGGCGCGCACGCGGTCAAGCTCGAGGGCGGCGAGCGGGTGGCCGAGCAGATCGCCTGTCTGACCGCCGCCGGCATCCCGGTGATGGCGCACATCGGGTTCACCCCGCAGAGCGTCAACGGCCTGGGCGGCTTCCGGGTCCAGGGTCGCGGTGACGCCGCCGAGCAGACGGTGCACGACGCGATCGCCGTGGCCGAGGCCGGCGCGTTCTCGGTCGTCATGGAGATGGTGCCGGCCGAACTGGCCACCCAGATCACCGGCAAGCTGACCATCCCGACCGTCGGCATCGGTGCCGGGCCCAACTGCGACGGCCAGGTCCTGGTTTGGCAGGACATGGCCGGTATGAGCAGCGGCAAGGCCGCCCGCTTCGTCAAGCGGTTCGCCGACATCGGCGGGGAATTGCGCCGGGCCGCAACGCAATATGCGCGAGAGGTGGCCGGCGGGGTCTTTCCCGCCGACGAGCACTGCTTCTGA
- a CDS encoding class I SAM-dependent methyltransferase produces MMALSNIELSFLLEASRRGLLPQDCRLLEFGEAETTIDVTQAIPLLVAEGPRRAALLAETVPDGMSEVYADAKRIYKALFDFRSYNAIDLLPPNDYRLQQDLNLPFDLGTRFDVCINNGTSEHVFNQANCYKAIHDHTAPGGVMIHWTTCLGWVDHGLYNVQPGFFYDMATANGYEVLLAVLSSDSVMMPMIPGQITSEFVAAHPDIQDSLACAVLRKTTDEPFRFPLQGVYSFLKELTDRADPQRIAELMAAAHGGPSADQPRSGPPDNPIQDASPGELHRPEG; encoded by the coding sequence GTGATGGCACTTTCGAATATTGAGCTCAGCTTCCTGTTGGAGGCGTCGCGCCGCGGCCTGCTTCCTCAGGATTGCCGCCTCCTGGAATTCGGCGAAGCCGAGACCACGATTGATGTGACGCAGGCGATCCCGCTTCTTGTTGCCGAAGGACCACGGCGCGCCGCGTTGCTGGCCGAGACGGTCCCGGACGGCATGTCCGAGGTCTATGCCGACGCCAAGCGAATCTACAAAGCTTTGTTTGACTTCCGAAGCTACAACGCCATCGATCTGCTCCCGCCCAATGATTATCGCCTGCAGCAGGATCTCAACCTGCCCTTCGATCTGGGGACAAGGTTCGACGTCTGCATCAACAACGGCACCAGCGAGCACGTCTTCAATCAAGCCAATTGCTATAAGGCGATTCACGACCACACCGCCCCGGGCGGCGTGATGATCCACTGGACGACGTGCCTGGGATGGGTCGACCACGGCTTATACAACGTGCAGCCGGGATTCTTCTACGACATGGCCACCGCAAACGGTTATGAGGTCCTGCTTGCTGTGCTGTCGAGCGACAGCGTGATGATGCCGATGATCCCCGGCCAGATCACCTCCGAGTTCGTCGCCGCGCATCCGGACATCCAGGACAGTCTCGCCTGCGCCGTCCTGCGCAAGACGACGGATGAACCGTTTCGATTTCCCTTGCAGGGGGTCTATTCCTTTCTCAAGGAACTGACCGACCGGGCAGATCCGCAACGTATCGCGGAATTGATGGCGGCGGCCCACGGCGGCCCGTCAGCAGACCAACCGCGGTCTGGGCCGCCTGACAATCCAATCCAGGACGCCTCGCCCGGCGAATTGCATCGGCCCGAGGGCTGA
- a CDS encoding PaaI family thioesterase: MSQEAGALDAIFEVLSAAEADRVTALYAPLADAVRELVDATIRTEADDDVVAEAKRAIEAVTASLRQRTRPLGVSYRVNGRPLPLGNAAIGVCNPIAPPIVVHHEGDGRCWSEFTLGSAYEGPPKLVHGGVSALVLDHMLGEAASEGLSKARFTGTITVKYLRGTPLGPLRCEAWVDGKEGRKVFARGTISDAAGVTVEADGVFIEPAWAQEGQ; this comes from the coding sequence TTGAGTCAGGAGGCCGGCGCGTTGGATGCCATATTCGAGGTGCTCAGCGCGGCGGAGGCCGATCGCGTGACCGCGCTGTACGCTCCGCTGGCCGATGCGGTCCGCGAGCTCGTCGACGCCACCATCCGGACCGAGGCCGACGACGACGTCGTCGCCGAAGCCAAGCGGGCGATCGAAGCCGTCACCGCGTCGTTGCGGCAACGCACCCGCCCGCTCGGGGTGAGCTACCGCGTCAACGGCCGCCCGCTGCCGCTGGGCAACGCCGCGATCGGCGTGTGCAACCCCATCGCCCCGCCGATCGTCGTGCACCACGAGGGCGACGGGCGCTGCTGGAGCGAGTTCACCCTCGGCTCGGCGTACGAGGGTCCGCCCAAGCTGGTGCACGGCGGCGTCAGCGCCCTGGTGCTCGACCACATGCTCGGCGAGGCGGCCAGCGAGGGGCTGTCCAAGGCACGCTTCACCGGCACCATCACCGTCAAGTACCTGCGTGGCACCCCGCTGGGCCCGCTTCGCTGCGAGGCTTGGGTCGACGGCAAGGAGGGCCGCAAAGTCTTTGCGCGCGGCACCATTTCGGATGCCGCCGGCGTCACCGTCGAGGCCGACGGCGTCTTCATCGAGCCGGCCTGGGCGCAGGAGGGGCAGTGA
- a CDS encoding TIGR03619 family F420-dependent LLM class oxidoreductase: MKFYISSAFLNTREIIELAKAADELGYDGIGIPDHVVNLETLDTPYPYTKDGERRWQPFTDWPDPWVLVGALAQVTTRLRFVNTVYIPAMRNPYSAAKAIGTAAVLASGRVELGIGVGWCREEFALMGEQFEARGRRTDEIIDLMRALWSPGWTEFDGQFYQTPRLEMQPTPPPIPVYVGGLSDIALRRAARNDGWIGDLIKSERAIEAVGRLREMRAENGLTMDGFTILTPLTDAFTTADYQRVEDAGVTGIITMPWMFYAGPDAGLDDKIDGMQRFRKDLALDG; the protein is encoded by the coding sequence GTGAAGTTCTACATCAGCAGCGCCTTCCTGAACACCCGCGAGATCATCGAGCTCGCCAAGGCGGCCGACGAGCTCGGCTACGACGGGATCGGCATCCCCGATCACGTCGTCAACCTGGAGACGCTGGACACCCCGTACCCGTACACCAAAGACGGGGAGCGGCGCTGGCAGCCGTTCACCGACTGGCCCGATCCCTGGGTGCTCGTCGGTGCGCTGGCGCAGGTCACCACGCGGTTGCGGTTCGTCAACACCGTCTACATCCCCGCGATGCGCAACCCGTACTCGGCGGCCAAAGCCATTGGCACCGCGGCGGTTCTGGCGTCCGGCCGGGTGGAGCTAGGTATCGGCGTGGGGTGGTGCCGCGAGGAGTTCGCGCTGATGGGCGAGCAATTCGAGGCCCGCGGCAGGCGCACCGACGAAATCATCGACTTGATGCGGGCGCTGTGGTCGCCGGGCTGGACCGAGTTCGACGGCCAGTTCTACCAAACGCCGCGGCTGGAGATGCAACCCACTCCGCCACCGATACCGGTGTATGTCGGTGGGCTCAGCGACATCGCGCTGCGGCGCGCCGCCCGCAACGACGGCTGGATCGGCGATCTGATCAAGTCCGAGCGGGCCATCGAGGCGGTCGGCCGGCTGCGGGAGATGCGCGCCGAAAACGGTTTGACCATGGACGGTTTCACCATCCTGACGCCGCTTACCGACGCGTTCACCACCGCCGACTACCAACGCGTCGAGGACGCCGGCGTCACCGGCATCATCACCATGCCGTGGATGTTCTACGCCGGTCCCGATGCCGGCCTGGACGACAAGATCGACGGCATGCAGCGCTTCCGCAAGGACCTCGCGCTCGACGGCTAG
- a CDS encoding 1,4-beta-xylanase: MHRRTVLTLPLLVAGGMALAQTPRASARPPNTSPQASRWSPERANRWYQAQGWPVGANYITSNAINQLEMFQRETFDPRRIDTELGWARTNGFNAIRVFLHDQLWAQDSRGFQVRLAQFVDIAARHGIKPLFVLFDSCWDPFPQAGPQRAPRPGIHNSGWVQSPGAARLDDHAYLRTMRGYVTGVLTQFRSDDRILGWDLWNEPDNPADAYASVERKDKVDLVAQLLPQVFEWARLVDPCQPLTSGVWHGEWADPGRRSVISGIQLDNSDVITFHSYAGPEEFERRIAELVPQGRPILCTEYMARPLGSTVQDTLPIAKRSGVGAFNWGFVAGKTQTFFPWDSWDHPNPDPAMPQEWFHDLLAPDGRPFRDSEVQTILQLSDLAMHLQPPPPPPAG, from the coding sequence GTGCACCGTCGAACGGTGTTGACGCTGCCGCTGCTGGTAGCGGGAGGCATGGCTTTGGCCCAGACACCACGCGCGTCGGCGCGACCGCCCAACACCTCGCCGCAAGCAAGCCGGTGGTCGCCCGAGCGGGCCAACCGCTGGTATCAGGCGCAGGGCTGGCCGGTCGGCGCGAACTACATCACCTCCAACGCCATCAATCAGCTGGAGATGTTCCAGCGCGAAACCTTCGACCCCCGGCGCATCGATACCGAACTGGGCTGGGCACGGACCAACGGGTTCAACGCGATACGGGTCTTCCTGCACGATCAACTCTGGGCGCAGGACTCCCGCGGGTTTCAGGTCCGGCTCGCCCAGTTCGTCGACATCGCCGCCCGCCACGGCATCAAACCGCTGTTCGTCCTGTTCGATTCCTGCTGGGACCCGTTCCCCCAGGCCGGTCCGCAGCGCGCGCCGCGGCCGGGCATCCACAACTCCGGCTGGGTGCAGAGTCCGGGGGCGGCGCGCCTCGACGATCATGCCTACCTGCGCACCATGCGCGGCTACGTCACCGGGGTGCTGACGCAGTTCCGCAGTGACGACCGCATCCTGGGCTGGGACCTGTGGAACGAGCCGGACAACCCGGCCGACGCCTACGCCTCGGTCGAGCGCAAAGACAAGGTGGACCTGGTCGCCCAGCTGCTGCCCCAGGTGTTCGAGTGGGCGCGGCTGGTCGATCCCTGCCAGCCGTTGACCAGTGGCGTCTGGCACGGCGAGTGGGCCGACCCGGGACGCCGCAGCGTTATCAGCGGCATCCAGCTCGACAACTCCGACGTCATCACGTTCCACTCCTACGCGGGGCCGGAGGAGTTCGAGAGGCGCATCGCCGAGCTCGTCCCGCAGGGCCGGCCCATCCTGTGCACCGAGTACATGGCCCGGCCGCTGGGCAGCACGGTGCAGGACACACTGCCGATCGCGAAGCGTTCCGGCGTCGGCGCGTTCAACTGGGGCTTTGTCGCCGGCAAAACGCAGACCTTCTTCCCCTGGGATTCCTGGGACCACCCGAACCCGGACCCCGCGATGCCGCAGGAATGGTTCCACGACCTGCTGGCCCCCGATGGACGGCCATTCCGCGACAGCGAGGTCCAGACGATTTTGCAGCTGAGCGACCTGGCGATGCATCTGCAGCCGCCGCCACCACCACCGGCCGGCTGA
- a CDS encoding alpha/beta hydrolase: MTAMSRLRSVSSALFSFGLLLGGPCVLAPPAAVATPEPGAGQTPGPNPPSAAAPQGWGSCGQFVDDTSEIPTAQCTTVPVPIDYNNPGGGQAKLAVIRIPATGQRVGSLLVNPGGPGGSAVDMVAAMASNLADSPVRRNFDLVGFDPRGVGHSTPALRCRTDAEFDAYRREPMVDYSPGGVAHIEQLYRQVAQQCVSRMGTAFLANTGTTSVARDMDAVRQVLGDDQINYLGYSYGTELGTAYLEKFSNHVRAMVLDGAIDPTVGPIDENVNQMAGFQTAFNDYATDCARSAGCPLGTDPTQFVNRYHALVDPLATKPGRTADPRGLSYADATTGTINALYTPAHWKYLTSGLLGLARGTDAGDLLLLADDYDGRDKNGHYANDQDAFNAIRCVDAPNPTDQASWVSADQLIRQAAPFLSYGQFTGNAPRDLCALWPVPATSAPHAAPPMAAGKVVVVSTTHDPATPYQAGVNLARQLGGPLITYDGTQHTAVFNGHQCVDNAVVRYLVAGTPPPAAYRCQS; encoded by the coding sequence ATGACAGCCATGTCGCGCCTGAGATCGGTGAGCTCGGCGCTGTTTTCATTCGGGCTGCTGCTCGGTGGTCCCTGCGTCCTCGCGCCGCCCGCGGCCGTCGCCACGCCGGAACCCGGCGCCGGGCAGACGCCGGGCCCGAATCCGCCGTCGGCCGCGGCGCCGCAGGGTTGGGGAAGTTGCGGCCAATTCGTCGACGACACAAGCGAAATCCCCACCGCACAGTGCACCACCGTGCCGGTGCCGATCGACTACAACAACCCCGGCGGCGGGCAGGCCAAGCTGGCGGTGATCCGGATACCCGCGACGGGACAACGGGTCGGATCGCTTCTGGTCAACCCCGGCGGTCCCGGCGGTTCGGCGGTCGACATGGTGGCCGCGATGGCCTCGAACCTGGCGGACTCTCCGGTCCGGCGCAACTTCGATCTGGTCGGCTTCGATCCGCGCGGGGTGGGCCATTCCACCCCGGCGCTGCGCTGCCGCACCGACGCCGAGTTCGACGCGTACCGGCGTGAGCCGATGGTCGACTACAGCCCCGGCGGGGTGGCGCATATCGAGCAGCTTTACCGGCAGGTGGCCCAGCAGTGCGTCAGCCGGATGGGCACGGCGTTTCTGGCCAACACCGGCACCACCTCGGTCGCCCGCGACATGGATGCCGTGCGCCAGGTGCTGGGCGACGACCAGATCAACTATTTGGGCTACAGCTATGGCACCGAGCTGGGCACCGCCTACCTGGAGAAGTTCAGCAACCACGTGCGCGCGATGGTGCTCGACGGCGCCATCGACCCGACCGTCGGGCCGATCGACGAGAACGTCAACCAAATGGCGGGATTCCAAACCGCTTTCAACGACTACGCCACCGACTGCGCCCGCTCGGCTGGCTGCCCGCTGGGCACCGACCCGACCCAATTCGTCAACCGGTACCACGCGCTGGTCGACCCGCTGGCGACCAAGCCGGGCCGCACCGCGGACCCGCGCGGCCTGAGCTACGCCGACGCGACCACCGGCACCATCAACGCGCTCTACACACCGGCGCACTGGAAATACCTGACCAGCGGCCTGCTCGGCCTGGCGCGCGGCACCGACGCCGGCGACCTGCTGCTACTCGCCGACGACTACGACGGGCGCGACAAGAACGGGCACTACGCCAACGACCAGGACGCGTTCAACGCGATCCGCTGCGTCGACGCGCCGAACCCGACGGACCAGGCCAGCTGGGTGAGCGCCGATCAGCTCATCCGCCAGGCGGCGCCGTTCCTCAGCTACGGGCAGTTCACCGGGAACGCTCCGCGCGATTTGTGCGCGCTGTGGCCGGTGCCGGCGACGTCGGCGCCGCACGCCGCACCGCCCATGGCCGCCGGCAAGGTCGTCGTCGTCTCCACCACCCACGATCCGGCCACGCCGTATCAGGCCGGCGTGAACCTGGCCCGCCAGCTCGGCGGCCCGCTGATCACCTACGACGGGACCCAGCACACCGCGGTGTTCAACGGCCACCAATGCGTGGACAACGCCGTGGTCCGCTACCTCGTCGCCGGCACGCCGCCGCCGGCCGCCTACCGCTGCCAGTCCTGA